In Pseudomonas sp. MTM4, one genomic interval encodes:
- the crtY gene encoding lycopene beta-cyclase CrtY, with product MADADLILVGGGLANGLLALRLQQQRPDLRLLILEQGETLGGNHTWSFHQHDLTPAQQAWLEPLVDNRWPAYEVIFPNLQRRLDSGYASIFSRRFHQHLMAELGDRVRLGKDVAEVEPQRVRLASGVTLQAGAVIDGRGARRTAQLALGFQKFLGQELRLQQPHGLQQPIIMDASVAQQDGYRFVYVLPLSADHLLIEDTYYADGDAVALDTLRDNIERYADAKGWRIAERLREEQGVLPIVLSGDLPAFWDEAHGVPQSGLSAALFHPTTGYSLPDAVRLADHLVALDRWDAGGLFSAIRDYSMAQWRQRGFFRLLNRMLFLAGPADRRWAVMQRFYRLREPLIQRFYAATLTTWDRLRIVSGKPPVPVGEALHALAARNLHKDKR from the coding sequence ATGGCTGATGCGGACCTGATCCTCGTCGGCGGCGGTCTGGCCAACGGGCTGTTGGCGCTGCGGTTGCAGCAGCAGCGTCCGGACCTGCGTCTGCTGATTCTGGAGCAGGGCGAAACCTTGGGCGGCAACCACACCTGGTCCTTTCACCAACACGACCTGACGCCCGCGCAACAGGCCTGGTTGGAGCCGCTCGTGGACAATCGCTGGCCGGCTTATGAGGTGATCTTTCCCAACCTTCAGCGGCGGCTGGACAGCGGTTACGCGAGCATCTTTTCGCGGCGCTTTCATCAGCACCTGATGGCCGAACTGGGCGACCGCGTGCGTCTGGGTAAAGACGTCGCCGAAGTTGAGCCACAACGGGTGCGCCTGGCGTCGGGGGTCACCCTGCAAGCCGGCGCGGTAATCGATGGGCGCGGCGCGCGCCGGACCGCCCAGCTGGCGCTGGGCTTTCAGAAGTTCCTCGGCCAGGAGCTGCGCCTGCAGCAGCCTCACGGCCTGCAACAGCCGATCATTATGGATGCGAGCGTCGCCCAGCAGGACGGCTACCGGTTCGTCTACGTCCTGCCGCTCAGCGCTGATCACCTGCTGATCGAGGACACCTATTACGCCGACGGCGATGCCGTCGCACTCGACACCTTACGCGACAACATCGAGCGCTACGCCGACGCAAAAGGCTGGCGCATCGCTGAGCGGCTGCGCGAGGAGCAGGGCGTGTTGCCCATCGTGCTGTCCGGTGATCTGCCGGCGTTCTGGGACGAGGCGCATGGTGTGCCGCAAAGCGGGTTGTCGGCGGCGCTGTTTCACCCCACCACTGGCTACTCGTTGCCCGATGCGGTGCGCTTGGCCGATCACCTGGTCGCGCTGGATCGCTGGGATGCTGGCGGTTTGTTTTCTGCGATTCGCGACTACTCAATGGCGCAATGGCGCCAGCGCGGATTCTTCCGCCTGCTCAATCGCATGTTGTTTCTGGCTGGCCCGGCCGATCGCCGTTGGGCGGTGATGCAGCGCTTTTACCGCCTGCGCGAACCGCTGATCCAGCGCTTCTACGCTGCGACCCTGACCACCTGGGACCGCTTGCGCATCGTCTCGGGCAAACCTCCCGTACCGGTGGGCGAGGCGCTGCACGCGCTGGCCGCCCGTAATCTTCACAAGGACAAGCGATGA
- a CDS encoding phytoene desaturase has translation MNEPAGDVPKRAVVIGAGFGGLALAIRLQRSGVQTTLLEKRDKPGGRAYVYHDQGFTFDAGPTVITDPQALEELFTGAGKRMADYVELLPVSPFYRLCWEDGYSFDYVNDQAELDRQIHALNPKDVAGYQRFLAYSRAVYEEGYVKLGTVPFLSFRSMIGVAPQLAKLQAWRNVYSMVSSFVENDRLRQALSFHSLLVGGNPFETSSIYTLIHALERQGGVWFPRGGTGALVQGMVRLFEDMGGTLELNAEVARIELVGGRAKALVTQDGRRFETDAVASNADVVNTYKQLLGHEQRGRDEAQRLSGKRFSMSLFVIHFGLKRRHEHLQHHTVCFGPRYRELIDEIFKCETLADDFSLYLHAPCVTDPSLAPEGCASHYVLAPVPHLGTADIDWTVEGPKYRDRIFEYLERHYIPGLREDLVTHRIFTPHDFRDELNAHLGSAFSLEPILTQSAWFRPHNRDDTIPNLYIVGAGTHPGAGVPGVVGSAKATAGLMLEDFAR, from the coding sequence ATGAACGAGCCAGCAGGCGATGTACCCAAGCGGGCGGTGGTGATCGGCGCCGGATTTGGCGGCCTGGCGCTGGCGATCCGCCTGCAGCGTAGCGGCGTACAGACCACACTGCTGGAGAAACGCGACAAGCCGGGCGGCCGCGCCTACGTCTATCACGACCAGGGTTTTACCTTCGATGCCGGCCCGACGGTGATCACCGACCCGCAGGCCCTCGAAGAATTGTTCACCGGCGCGGGCAAGCGCATGGCCGACTATGTCGAGCTGCTGCCGGTCAGCCCGTTCTACCGGCTGTGCTGGGAAGACGGCTACAGCTTCGATTACGTCAATGACCAGGCGGAGCTGGACAGGCAAATCCATGCGTTGAACCCCAAGGATGTCGCCGGATACCAACGCTTCCTCGCCTATTCCCGTGCGGTGTACGAGGAAGGCTACGTCAAGCTGGGAACCGTGCCCTTTCTGTCGTTTCGCAGCATGATCGGCGTCGCCCCGCAGTTGGCCAAGCTGCAGGCTTGGCGCAACGTGTACAGCATGGTGTCGAGCTTTGTGGAGAACGACCGGCTGCGGCAGGCCCTGTCCTTTCACTCTCTGCTGGTGGGCGGCAACCCATTCGAAACATCGTCGATCTACACGCTGATCCATGCGCTGGAGCGCCAGGGCGGCGTCTGGTTTCCGCGTGGTGGCACTGGTGCACTGGTGCAGGGCATGGTCCGGCTGTTCGAGGATATGGGTGGCACGCTGGAGCTGAACGCCGAGGTCGCTCGCATCGAACTGGTAGGAGGGCGAGCAAAGGCCTTGGTGACTCAGGATGGCCGCCGCTTCGAGACCGATGCTGTGGCGTCGAACGCCGATGTGGTGAATACCTACAAGCAGTTATTGGGCCACGAGCAGCGCGGACGTGACGAGGCGCAGCGGCTGAGCGGCAAGCGTTTCTCGATGTCGCTGTTCGTCATCCATTTCGGCCTCAAGCGACGCCATGAGCACCTGCAGCATCACACCGTGTGCTTCGGTCCGCGCTACCGGGAGTTGATCGACGAAATTTTCAAATGCGAAACCCTGGCCGACGACTTTTCCCTATACCTGCATGCACCCTGTGTGACCGACCCGTCGCTGGCACCTGAAGGCTGCGCCAGTCATTACGTGCTGGCGCCGGTGCCGCATCTGGGCACGGCCGATATCGACTGGACGGTGGAGGGGCCCAAGTACCGCGACCGCATCTTCGAATACCTCGAGCGTCACTACATTCCGGGCCTGCGCGAGGACCTGGTCACCCACCGGATCTTCACGCCGCACGATTTCCGTGACGAGCTAAACGCGCATCTTGGCTCAGCGTTCTCGCTGGAGCCAATCCTCACCCAGAGCGCCTGGTTCCGGCCGCACAACCGCGATGACACGATTCCTAACCTCTACATCGTTGGCGCCGGCACCCATCCCGGCGCAGGCGTACCCGGCGTGGTGGGCTCGGCCAAAGCTACAGCTGGATTGATGCTGGAGGATTTCGCCCGATGA
- a CDS encoding phytoene/squalene synthase family protein: protein MNDQVIDHSTQAINVGSKSFAAAARLFDERTRQSAVMLYAWCRHCDDVIDGQILGHGQVDGDRSTGEARLTELVELTERAYAGEPMSDPAFAAFQQVIQRHQIPREYPLEHLAGFRMDVQDYQYQTLDDTLLYCYRVAGVVGLMMAKVMGAEAEPTLDRACDLGLAFQLTNIARDIVEDAEIGRVYLPADWLAEAGIPPDEIVLPQYRAALSTLATRLVELAEPYYQSAAQGLRDLPLRSAWSIATAHGVYRQIGIEVKARGAAAWDTRVSTSKVQKLQFLLGGGVLALASRRMPVRPRPAALWRRPR, encoded by the coding sequence ATGAACGATCAGGTCATCGATCACTCGACGCAAGCGATCAATGTCGGCTCCAAGAGCTTTGCTGCGGCGGCGAGACTGTTCGACGAGCGCACCCGCCAGAGCGCGGTGATGCTCTACGCCTGGTGCCGGCACTGCGATGACGTGATCGATGGCCAGATCCTCGGCCATGGCCAGGTCGACGGCGACCGCTCCACCGGCGAGGCGCGCCTCACCGAGCTGGTGGAGCTGACCGAACGCGCCTATGCCGGCGAGCCGATGAGCGATCCGGCGTTCGCCGCGTTTCAGCAGGTCATTCAACGCCACCAGATCCCACGGGAATATCCCTTGGAGCATCTGGCGGGCTTTCGCATGGATGTGCAGGATTATCAGTACCAGACCCTCGACGACACGCTGCTCTACTGCTATCGCGTCGCCGGCGTGGTGGGCCTGATGATGGCCAAGGTGATGGGCGCCGAAGCCGAGCCGACCCTGGATCGCGCCTGCGATCTGGGGCTGGCGTTTCAGCTGACCAACATTGCGCGAGACATCGTCGAGGACGCGGAGATTGGGCGCGTTTACCTGCCGGCTGACTGGTTGGCCGAAGCGGGAATCCCGCCGGATGAAATTGTCCTGCCGCAGTACCGCGCTGCATTGTCGACCTTAGCGACGCGGCTGGTCGAACTGGCCGAGCCCTATTACCAATCGGCGGCGCAGGGGTTGCGTGATCTGCCATTGCGCTCGGCCTGGTCGATCGCCACGGCACACGGCGTTTATCGGCAGATCGGCATCGAGGTGAAGGCGCGCGGCGCGGCCGCTTGGGATACGCGGGTCTCGACTAGCAAGGTGCAGAAGCTGCAATTTCTGCTCGGCGGTGGCGTGCTGGCGCTGGCCTCGCGGCGGATGCCGGTCAGGCCGCGTCCTGCTGCTTTGTGGCGACGTCCGCGCTAG
- a CDS encoding sterol desaturase family protein, whose amino-acid sequence MTVLTNTLVFLATLAGMELFAWWAHKYVMHGWGWGWHKSHHEPRSGWFEKNDLYAVVFAGVAIVLIALGTAGYGPLEWIGAGMTAYGLLYFVAHDGLVHHRWPLRYVPRNGYLKRLYQAHRLHHAVEGKERCVSFGFLYAPPVAVLKQQLRELHDGPLRKTSRH is encoded by the coding sequence ATGACCGTGCTGACCAATACATTGGTATTTCTCGCCACCTTGGCCGGCATGGAGCTGTTCGCCTGGTGGGCGCACAAGTATGTGATGCACGGCTGGGGCTGGGGCTGGCACAAGTCCCACCACGAGCCGCGCAGCGGCTGGTTCGAGAAGAATGATCTGTACGCTGTGGTGTTCGCTGGCGTCGCGATCGTGCTGATCGCGCTCGGCACCGCCGGCTACGGCCCGCTGGAGTGGATTGGCGCCGGCATGACCGCGTACGGCCTGCTGTATTTCGTTGCCCATGACGGGCTGGTTCATCACCGTTGGCCGCTACGCTACGTGCCGCGCAACGGCTACCTCAAGCGTCTTTACCAGGCTCATCGTTTGCACCATGCAGTGGAAGGCAAGGAACGCTGCGTATCCTTCGGCTTCCTCTACGCGCCGCCAGTCGCCGTCCTGAAACAGCAATTGCGCGAATTGCATGACGGACCACTGCGCAAAACAAGCCGCCACTGA
- a CDS encoding nitronate monooxygenase family protein, translated as MDIRDLFQITLPVIQAPMAGSQNHQLAAAVSEAGGLGSIPAGMLNAETLDAELTAMAALTRKPYNVNFFCHQTPTADPARHEAWLALLAPFLEELQIDPASIPNGATRQPFDAAMAEVVERHRPPVVSFHFGLPAHELLQRVQATGAKILSSATTLEEGRWLQEQGVDAVIAQGVEAGGHRGIFLSEDIDGQIGTFALLPRLVGALDIPVIAAGGIADARGVAAAQTLGAAGVQIGTAYLLCDESRASPLHRQALQSPAAQHTVLTTLFTGRPARGMVNRIIRELGPRPAAVPAFPLAGNAISALRAKTESLGIDHFSPLWAGQNTSGCRAVPAMQLTEALGAGWHVETGHCQASAPHRPALPNE; from the coding sequence ATGGATATACGCGACCTCTTCCAGATCACGCTGCCAGTCATCCAGGCACCGATGGCCGGATCGCAGAACCATCAGCTCGCTGCAGCGGTATCCGAGGCTGGCGGGCTCGGCTCGATTCCCGCCGGCATGCTCAATGCCGAGACCCTGGATGCCGAACTGACAGCCATGGCCGCGCTGACGCGCAAGCCCTACAACGTCAATTTTTTCTGCCATCAGACGCCGACAGCCGATCCCGCACGCCACGAAGCCTGGCTGGCGCTGCTGGCGCCGTTTCTCGAAGAGCTGCAAATCGACCCGGCGAGCATCCCCAACGGAGCCACGCGCCAACCCTTCGACGCGGCGATGGCCGAGGTGGTCGAGCGGCACCGCCCGCCTGTTGTCAGCTTCCATTTCGGGCTGCCTGCTCACGAGTTGCTGCAGCGCGTACAGGCCACCGGCGCGAAGATCCTATCCAGCGCCACGACGCTTGAAGAAGGCCGCTGGCTGCAGGAACAGGGTGTGGATGCGGTGATCGCCCAGGGCGTCGAAGCAGGCGGTCATCGCGGCATCTTTCTCAGCGAAGATATCGACGGCCAGATCGGCACCTTCGCCCTGTTGCCGCGGCTGGTTGGCGCGCTGGACATTCCGGTGATCGCCGCCGGAGGGATCGCCGATGCGCGCGGTGTCGCCGCCGCGCAGACGCTCGGCGCGGCGGGCGTGCAGATCGGCACCGCCTATCTGCTGTGTGACGAGAGCCGCGCCAGCCCCTTGCACCGTCAGGCATTGCAGAGTCCCGCCGCGCAGCACACCGTGCTGACCACGCTGTTCACCGGGCGACCAGCACGCGGCATGGTCAATCGAATCATCCGCGAACTGGGGCCTCGGCCCGCTGCGGTGCCGGCGTTTCCGCTGGCAGGCAACGCGATCAGTGCGCTGCGGGCCAAGACCGAAAGCCTGGGGATCGATCATTTCTCGCCGCTCTGGGCGGGGCAGAACACCAGCGGCTGCCGTGCCGTTCCGGCGATGCAACTGACCGAGGCGCTGGGGGCCGGCTGGCACGTTGAGACAGGCCACTGCCAAGCGTCGGCGCCGCACCGGCCGGCGCTGCCCAACGAGTAG
- a CDS encoding 23S rRNA (adenine(2030)-N(6))-methyltransferase RlmJ, whose amino-acid sequence MNYRHAFHAGNHADVFKHLVLSRLFALLARKDAPLAYLDSHAGVGLYDLAGDQASRTGEWLQGIARLWQAEDVPAMAKPYLDVIRALNPDGALRYYPGSPELARQLTRPQDRLQLNEKHPEDGRLLKDNMAGDRRVAVHLGEGWHVPRALMPTAEKRVVLLIDPPFEKADELSRCVQALSEALGRMRQTIGVIWYPIKDERQLRRFYQDLSRSGAPKLLRAELFVHPTDEALRLNGSGLAIANPPWGLEEELRELLPWLATLLEQSEGGWRLDWLIEEA is encoded by the coding sequence ATGAACTACCGCCACGCTTTTCACGCCGGCAATCACGCCGACGTCTTCAAACATCTCGTATTGTCCCGGCTGTTTGCCTTGCTGGCCCGCAAGGACGCGCCTCTTGCCTATCTCGACAGCCACGCTGGCGTCGGTCTGTATGACCTGGCCGGCGACCAGGCCAGTCGTACCGGAGAATGGCTGCAGGGCATTGCGCGGCTGTGGCAGGCCGAGGATGTCCCGGCGATGGCGAAGCCTTATCTGGATGTGATTCGTGCACTCAACCCTGACGGCGCCCTGCGTTACTACCCCGGCTCGCCAGAACTGGCGCGACAGCTGACGCGCCCGCAGGATCGTCTGCAGCTCAACGAGAAACACCCCGAAGATGGCCGCCTGCTGAAAGACAACATGGCCGGCGACCGCCGCGTAGCGGTGCATTTGGGCGAAGGCTGGCATGTGCCGCGAGCGTTGATGCCGACCGCGGAAAAGCGCGTCGTGTTGCTGATCGATCCGCCATTCGAGAAGGCCGATGAGCTGAGTCGCTGTGTCCAAGCACTGTCCGAAGCGCTCGGCCGCATGCGCCAGACCATTGGCGTGATCTGGTATCCGATCAAAGATGAACGCCAACTCAGGCGTTTCTATCAGGATCTGTCGCGTAGCGGTGCGCCAAAACTGTTGCGCGCCGAACTGTTCGTCCACCCCACCGATGAGGCGCTGCGGCTGAACGGCTCGGGCCTGGCCATCGCCAACCCTCCATGGGGGCTGGAAGAGGAGTTGCGCGAACTGCTGCCTTGGCTGGCCACATTGCTGGAGCAAAGCGAGGGCGGCTGGCGGCTGGACTGGTTGATCGAAGAGGCCTGA